A single region of the Streptomyces sp. NBC_00425 genome encodes:
- a CDS encoding ATP-binding protein gives MITALRRGRPRRGDDAGRGGTSAEERSRVRAFGLRTRLLLAFLLVAAVSAGTTAALTYREARNALLETAQDTAVTSFRDQVQQTGFSLPVRREGLEEVLRDIARKGKPHPWVVFAEYGSLRASSGENPVSTVITPELRRAAVADPHGSFERVVKDGVPYLTIAMPTVFKASASSVLPSGLVLYAVMRMTDEQLNVDALLTAARDGAVPGLVVALIPALLAARSVLRPVRELSRAARSMGSGRLDTRIPVRGSDELADLARTFNESAAQLERSVRELREAEERARRFASDVSHELRTPLAGMLAVTEVLDEDADDLDADTARAVRLVSAETGKLAVLVEDLMEISRFDARAAELNTDEVDVAEAIGKTLQHRHWTDGRVRVELPGGIRARLDPRRFDVVVANLVGNALRHGGAPVTVRLRTEERPPDVPVLVTEVVDSGPGIRPESLPHIFDRFYKADAARTRSAGSGLGLAITQENVRLHGGTIHAGNLPGGGAVFTVEIPLHVEEAGG, from the coding sequence GTGATCACCGCCCTCCGGCGCGGCAGGCCGCGCCGCGGCGACGACGCGGGACGAGGCGGCACGTCCGCCGAGGAGCGCTCGCGGGTCAGGGCGTTCGGTCTGCGTACGCGGCTGCTGCTCGCCTTCCTGCTGGTCGCGGCCGTCAGCGCCGGCACGACGGCCGCCCTGACCTACCGTGAGGCCCGCAACGCGCTGCTGGAGACCGCCCAGGACACGGCGGTCACGTCGTTCCGCGACCAGGTCCAGCAGACGGGCTTCTCCCTGCCGGTGCGGAGGGAGGGCCTGGAGGAGGTGCTGCGGGACATCGCCCGCAAGGGCAAGCCGCACCCGTGGGTGGTGTTCGCCGAGTACGGCTCGCTGCGCGCCTCCTCGGGCGAGAACCCCGTCTCCACCGTCATCACGCCCGAACTGCGGCGCGCCGCGGTGGCCGACCCGCACGGCAGCTTCGAACGGGTCGTCAAGGACGGCGTCCCCTACCTCACCATCGCCATGCCCACCGTCTTCAAGGCGAGCGCGTCGAGCGTGCTGCCGAGCGGTCTCGTCCTGTACGCCGTCATGCGGATGACCGACGAGCAGCTCAACGTCGACGCGCTCCTCACCGCCGCCCGGGACGGCGCCGTGCCCGGCCTCGTCGTCGCGCTGATCCCCGCCCTGCTCGCCGCCCGCAGCGTGCTGCGCCCGGTGCGGGAACTGAGCCGGGCGGCCCGCAGCATGGGCAGCGGCCGACTCGACACCCGCATTCCGGTGCGCGGCAGTGACGAACTGGCGGACCTGGCACGCACCTTCAACGAGTCGGCGGCGCAACTCGAGCGTTCCGTACGGGAGTTGCGTGAGGCCGAGGAGCGCGCCCGCCGGTTCGCCTCCGACGTCTCGCACGAACTGCGCACCCCGCTCGCCGGGATGCTCGCCGTCACCGAGGTCCTCGACGAGGACGCGGACGACCTGGACGCCGACACCGCGCGGGCGGTCCGGCTGGTCAGCGCGGAGACCGGGAAGCTCGCCGTGCTCGTCGAGGACCTGATGGAGATCTCCCGCTTCGACGCCCGCGCGGCCGAGCTGAACACCGACGAGGTCGACGTCGCCGAGGCCATCGGCAAGACGCTGCAGCACCGGCACTGGACCGACGGCCGGGTCCGCGTCGAACTGCCCGGCGGCATCCGGGCCCGCCTCGACCCGCGCCGCTTCGACGTGGTGGTCGCCAACCTCGTCGGCAACGCCCTGCGGCACGGCGGCGCACCCGTCACGGTGCGCCTGCGCACCGAGGAGCGGCCCCCGGACGTGCCCGTGCTGGTCACCGAGGTCGTGGACAGCGGTCCCGGCATCCGTCCCGAGTCCCTCCCGCACATCTTCGACCGCTTCTACAAGGCCGACGCGGCCCGTACCCGTTCGGCGGGCAGCGGCCTGGGGCTGGCGATCACCCAGGAGAACGTGCGGCTGCACGGCGGAACGATCCACGCGGGGAACCTGCCCGGCGGCGGCGCCGTCTTCACCGTCGAGATACCGCTCCACGTGGAGGAGGCCGGCGGATGA
- a CDS encoding response regulator transcription factor: protein MPRVLLIEDDPSVREGVELGLRRRGHEVRAAATGEAGLAALAEFRPDLLLLDLMLPGMNGVQVCRQVRERSQLPIIMLTARGDDFDVVIGLEAGADDYIVKPARTEVIEARIRAVLRRLDDGSPGRPAIEVYGALTVDRVGLTVAKAGRPLALAPSELKLLLHLCAAPEQVFSRQQLLEHVWEHSYHADARLVDACVARLRGKIEDEPGSPRYVQTLRGFGYRFGPL, encoded by the coding sequence ATGCCCCGCGTGCTCCTCATCGAGGACGACCCTTCCGTACGCGAGGGGGTCGAACTCGGTCTGCGCCGCCGCGGCCACGAGGTACGGGCGGCCGCGACCGGCGAGGCCGGCCTCGCCGCGCTCGCCGAGTTCCGCCCCGACCTGCTGCTGCTGGACCTGATGCTGCCCGGAATGAACGGCGTGCAGGTCTGCCGGCAGGTCCGCGAGCGCAGCCAGCTGCCGATCATCATGCTCACCGCGCGCGGGGACGACTTCGACGTGGTCATCGGCCTGGAGGCCGGCGCCGACGACTACATCGTCAAGCCCGCCCGCACCGAGGTGATCGAGGCCCGGATCCGAGCCGTGCTGCGCCGCCTGGACGACGGCAGCCCGGGCCGCCCGGCCATCGAGGTGTACGGCGCGCTCACCGTCGACCGGGTCGGACTGACCGTCGCCAAAGCCGGCCGGCCGCTCGCCCTCGCCCCCTCGGAGCTCAAGCTCCTGCTGCACCTGTGCGCCGCCCCCGAGCAGGTCTTCAGCAGGCAGCAACTGCTGGAGCACGTCTGGGAGCACAGCTACCACGCCGACGCCCGGCTGGTCGACGCATGCGTGGCACGGCTGCGCGGCAAGATCGAGGACGAGCCCGGCAGCCCCCGTTACGTGCAGACGCTGCGCGGCTTCGGGTACCGCTTCGGACCGCTGTGA